The DNA region AGATGTCGGACGCCGAGCTGAGCATCGCGCTGGGCGATGTCGGCGTCGGCGCCGCTGCGCAGGGCGCCGCGCTCGACAGCGCCGCGCTTGCACACGTGGCCGCCGCGCGGGCCGCCCAGGCCCCGCGCGACGAGGCCGCCGCGCAGGTGTTCGCCACGGTGCGAACGCAGCTCGACAGCGCGTATGCCTTGGCGCACGGCGGCGACGGAGCCGCCGCCAGCACCGCGGCGCTCGACGCGTACATGACATTCGAGCAGGTGGAGCAGGGCGTGCGCACCAAGAATGCGGCGCTCGCGGGCGCGCTGGAGGAGAGCTTCGCCACGCTCAGGACCCGCGCGGCCGGCGGCGCCACTCCCGCCGAGCTCTCGGCCATCCGCGGGCGCCTGGCAGGCGAGCTGGAGAACGCCGAGCGCACGCTGGGCGAGGCGCTGTCGCCGCTGAACCTCTTCTTCCAGTCGTTCGTCATCCTGGTGCGCGAAGGGCTCGAGGCGATCCTCGTCGTCGGCGCGCTCATGACGTTCCTGGTGCGCACCGGCGCCGGCCACCGGAAGCGCGACATCCACATCGGCGTGGGCGCCGCCATCGTGGCGAGCCTGCTCACGGCCTTCGCATTGGAGACGGTTTTCCTTCTCTCGCCCGCCAAGCGCGAGGCACTGGAAGGGCTCACGATGGTGGTCGCCACCGGCGTGCTCTTCTACGTGAGCTATTGGCTGCTCTCGAAGATGGAAGTGGCCAAGTGGAATCATTTCGTGCGAGGCAAGGTGCAGGACGCGCTCACCAGCGGATCCGCGCTGGCGCTCGCCTCGGCGGCATTTCTCGCCGTCTATCGCGAGGGGTTCGAGACGGTGCTGTTCTACAAGGCGCTGTTCCTGGCCGGCGGCTCGGGCTCGTCGAGCGCGGCGGTGGTCGCCGGCATCGCGGCCGGGTCGGTGGTGTTGGCGGTGGTGTACCTCGCCATCAACCGCTTCGGCGTGCGGCTTCCGCTCAAGCCCTTCTTCGCGGTGACGAGCGCATTCCTCTATTACATGGCGTTCGTGTTCGCCGGCCGCGGCATCGCCGAGCTGCAAGAGGGTGGGTACATCGCCACGACGGTCCTCTCATGGGCGCCGCGGGTGCCGGCGCTCGGCATCTATCCGACCGCCGAATCGCTCGCGGCGCAGGGAGTGCTGCTGGCGTTACTCGTGGTGGCACTCGTGTGGACCTTCGTGATCGAGCCGCGCCGGCTTCAGGTAAGCGCGGTGATGGTGCCGGAGCCGGAGCGCAAGGCGTCGGCGTCGCTCCCGATCTCGGGTCCGGCGCCCGCCCCATCGCCGGTGCCGGTTCCCGTGTCCGGCGCCATGCTTGAACTGCAGCGCTCGCTCGGCCGCATGGAGGCCGACCTTGCCGAAATGCGGGGCGAAGTCGAGCGGATGCGCGGTTACCTCGAGACCATCAGGGCCGACGCGCTCCCGCCCGATCGCTGAACGGCGGTCGCCGGTCCGCGCGGCCGGAGAGGCAGGTCGAATGGCGCACGAGATCGATCGAATCACCGACGAGTTGCGACGAGCCCAGGAGGGCCTCATCTGGGCCGGATCTCGCTGCTCAGACGGGCACAGGCGCGGTAGGTTGAGCCGAGCGGAAAAGGACGAACGGCCCACCGAATTCGGTGGGCCGTTCGTCGTTGGGGAGTGGCAGATCGCCCCCTGAGTTTTAGGAGACGGACCGATGTGTCCGCTCCACCCTTCTTCGACCTGCCACCTTCCGCGGGAGCCGAGCAGGCTCGCTTGACGAATTCTTATGCAACAGAAGTGCCAAGAGGTGCACTGGCGTAAGCCGTTCTCGCGAGTAATGTTAGGTGCCTACCGCTGGGCCGCAACCGGCCGCAAAAGCGTCAACTTCTTCTACATTTTGGATTCCGGCGTCCTAACTCCCACCTCCGCAACAGGTTGTGCCGCTGCCAAAGTCTTGTTCGCTTCCCCGTCCTTGTCGCCCACCAGATAGGAGCCCGGCGGCACCTCCGGCCCGCTCCACCACCGCGTAAGGAGCACCGCTCCGATCGCGATGAGCACCACGCTCGTGAGCTGCGCCAACGTGAACGGTCCGAGCAGCCGGTCGTCCTTTGCCCGCACGATCTCGACCAGGAACCGCTCGGCCCCCGCGAACACGAGATAGAGCCCGAAGAGCCAGCCCGTCGCGTGTGCCCTCGTTCGCAAGCGCCAAAGAATGGCGAAGGCGATCAGCATGAGCGCGACTTCGTAGAGCTGGGTCGGGTGCACGGCGAGGACGGTGTCCGGCGCGATGCCGGCGGGTACCGGCACCCCGAAGAGCTGGTGCAGGTTGGCGGCGGTCGAAGGCGGCCGCCCATCCGGGAATCTCATCGCCCAGGGCAGGCTCGTGGGCCGGCCGTAGTCGTCGTTCACCAGGAAGCAGCCGACGCGCCCGAGGGCGTAAGACGCGGCGAGGGCAGGCGCGGCGAGCTGCATGGTCCAGCGCGTGGGCACGCGCAGGCGCCAGCCGTTGATCAGCACCGCGAGCGCGCCGCCGATGAAGCCGCCGTACCAGACGAGTCCGCCGCGCGAGAAGAGGCTGCTCGCGTCGTGGTAGAGGATTGCGTACCAGACCTTGGCGCCGATGATGCCGCCCACCAGGGCGGCCGCCACCATGTCCGCCGAGTACTCGTCGCGGAGCCCGCGCCGGCGCAGCTCGAGCGAGGTGATCCAGCCGGCCGCGAGAAAGGCGACCAGCATCATGAGCCCGTAGCCGGTGATCTCGAACCGGCCGATGTGGAAGACGAGCGGGTAGATGGTCATGCAGTGGTTCCGAGTGCGGGGGAAGCGAGCCTGAGCCCGGGGAGCGGCAGGTCGTCGCGCGGCTCCAGGTCGGGGCCGCTCCGCTCGCCGCGGGCGAGCCGCCAAGCGCCGGCGGCGGCGATCATGGCGGCGTTGTCGGTATTGAGCCGGGGCGACGCGACGCTCACCGCCGCGGTGTCCGCGAGCCGCGCCCGGAGCCGCTCCACCAGTACGCGGTTGCAGGCGACGCCGCCGCCCACCATCGCGCGCTCGTAGCCCAGCGCCTCGACCGCGTGCGCGGTCTTGGCCACGAGCACGTCGGCGGCGGCGTCCTGGAAGTCGCGCGCGATGTCCGCCCGGTCGCGCGCGAGGTCGTCGCTCGCGCGCACGGCCCGCAGCACCGCCGTCTTGAGCCCGCTGAACGAGAAGGCGTAGCGATGGGGGCCGTCGTGGGCCAGCTCGTGCAGCATCGGGCGCGGCAGCGCGAAGCGCCCCCGCTTGCCTTCGCGCGCGAGCCGCTCGAGCGGCGCGCCTCCCGGATAGCCCAGGCCGAGCAGCGTCGCCACCTTGTCGAAGGCTTCGCCGGCCGCATCGTCGAGCGTCTGGCCCAGGAGCCGGTAGTCGCCCCATGCCGGCACGTCGAGCAGCATGGTGTGGCCGCCGCTCACGAGCAGTCCGACGAACGGCGGCTCGAGCCACGGGCGCTCGGCCGTTGGCGCTTCGAGCGTCGGGGCAAAGAGGTGCCCCTCGAGATGGTTCACGCCGATGAAGGGCCGCTCGAGACTCAGCGCGAGCGCCTTGGCGTACATGACGCCCACGAGCAGGGCACCGACCAGCCCGGGCCCCGCCGTCACCGCAATCCCGTCCACCTGCCCGAGTCCGATGCCCGCATCGCTGAGCGCGCGGTCGACCACCGACCCGATCGTCTTCACGTGGGCTCTGCTCGCGAGCTCGGGTACCACGCCGCCGAACACGCGGTGGATATCCTGCGAGAGAATGACGAGCCCGGCGAGCTCGCGCGCGGCCGGGCCTCCGCCCGGCTCGCGCTCGATCAGCACGGCGGCCGAGGTCTCGTCGCACGAGGTCTCGATGGCGAGGATGCGCTCAACCATGCTCGGCTCGACCTTGCTCACCGCGAGGACCCTCCCGGCGCGGGGCGACGGTGACGCTCTCCGGCGCCGCCGTGCCGGTGAGGCCCGCGGGCGCCACCACGCGGAGCGCGGCGCGTCCGGGCACGAGACCTGTGGCCGGCTGCTCCACGGTGACCACGACGCTGTCGGGCGTGAGCGCGCCGAGCCGCCCGCGGGGACCGTGCACCCGCACCACGACGAGATCCCGGTCGAGCTGCCAGGCGTCGGCCGTGGCGCTCGCGAGCTGCACCGGCACCGGCCAGAGCGCGCGGGTGCCGGTCGCGTGTACGGTGAGGCTCACCGTGACGCGTGATGGGAAGACCCGGATGCCGCCGAGCGTTCCGGTATCGATCGCAACCCGCGTCTCGGTGAACCCGCCGGCGCGGGCCGGGGTGAGCGGAAGCGTCACGACCGAGTCGATGCGCGCGACCGCGTCCTGGGAGCCGGCGATCCGAACTTCGCCCGGCACGACGCTTACGCCGCCTTCGAGCTCGTAGCCCGAGTCCGCCGCGAGCCGGACCACCGGGTGCACCGTCACCATGCGCTGCGCCACCGGATCCAGCTCCACCGTTTCCCGGTGCGGCTCGATGTCCTGCACCCGCGCGCTCACGCCGTGTGGCAGAATGAGATCGAGCGGCGCGAACTCGAGCTGCACGCTGTCGGCCGTCAGGGTGTCGGGCAGGATGCGGGTGAGCAGCAGCGGGCCGCCCGAAAGTTTGAGGAGGTCGCGCCGGGGGCCCACGACGGTGGCGCGGAGCGGGTCGGGCGGGTGCACGATCGTCCGCCCCGGCGGCGGATGCACCCGCACCTCGACGGAGAGGAGTCCGCTGGCCGGCTCCTCGCCCGACGCGGCGAGCCAGAGCATGACCGACAGCACCAGCGACGTAAGCTTGAGCGGCCAGTCGGCGAGGAGCGCCGAGCGGAGCGACACCTCAGCGCCCGCCTCGCTCGGCGAGCAGCCGCTCGACGAGGCCGCGGTTCACGTCGGAGTTCCAGTCGTGCGCGCCGATCACCCGCTTCACGATCACGCCGTCGCGATTGAGCAGAAAGCTTTCGGGAACGCCGGTGGTCTGATACGCCTGCTGGATCCCGGTCGTGCGGTCCTGCAGGATGTCGAAGCTGAGGCCGAGCTGCGCGGCGAAGTTGCGCACGTCGGTCGGGTCTCCCTCATCGATGCTCACGGCGGCGATCTTGAGCCCGCGGGGGCCGAGGTCGCGATACAGCTTTTCCATCGACGGCATCTCGACCTTGCAGGGCACGCACCAGGTGGCCCAGATGTTGACCAGCGTCACCGCGCCGTGGTAGCGGTCGTGAAGGGCCACCGTGTCGCCGGTCGCGATGTTGACCACCCGGAAGTCGGGCGCGTGGTCGCCGACCGCGGCCCCCACCTGCTCGGGGCTGAACTTGACCAGCGCCGCCGCGCCGAGCGCGAGCCCCGCCAGGATGATCGCCACCAGCGTCCATTGTCTTGCTACGGTCATCGCTCGTTTCCCCTGCGTCCTGCTCGCACCCCGTGCACGGACCTGTTCTCAGACGCGTACCGCGCACCGGCTCCTCAGGAGCCGCACCGCCTGGGCCGGATCGACGTCGCGCCCCCCGCCCGGCTCGCCGAAGACCGCGGTGCCCGCGACGAACGTATCGGCGCCCGCGAGCCACGCCTCCCCGATCGTGTCGGGCGTGATCCCGCCGTCCACCTCGAGCGCGGCGCGGGCGCCGCGCGCGTCGAGCAGCGCCCGGCAGCGGCGGATCTTGTCGGTCGCGTGCGGAATATAAGACTGGCCGCCGTAGCCCGGGTTCACCGACATGAGGAGGACGAGATCGGCGTCGTCGAGGATCTCCTCGATGGCGACGAGCGGCGTCGAAGGGTTGAGCGCGACGCCGGCCAGCATGCCCCGCTCGCGGACCTCGGCCAGGTGGCGCTGCACGTGCACCGTCGCTTCGACGTGCAGGGTGAAGATGCTCGCGCCCGCGTCGGCGTATTCCGCGATGTAGTGCTCGGGGCGGCGCACCATCAGATGCACGTCGAGCGGCCGGTCGGTGATGCGCCGGAGCGCGCGGATCATCGGCGCGCCAAAGGTGAGGTTGGGGACGAAGCTTCCGTCCATCACATCGACGTGGATCAGGTCGGCGCCGCCCGCGACGGCGGTCGACACCTCCTCGCGCAGCCGCTCCAGATCGGCGCTCAGCACGCTCGGCGAGATGCGGACGGGCGTCCGGTTTACCCGCGCGACGGTCATGGCGGCGGCTGCCGTTGCGCCGGTTGCGGCCGGGCGGCGAGCGGAACGCTGCGTGGAGCAGGTGGCGGGGGACCGCTGCCCACGACCGGGCGCCCGCTCACCACGAGCTCGATGGGGCTTCCCGGATCGCGACCCTGGCCGGCGGAGGGCCGCGTCGCCACCACGACATTGGGCTCGGGGTCGGCGGCGATCGTATCCACGTCGCCGATCTTGAGCCCGGCCGCCACGATGATCTTTTCCGCCTGCGGTCGCGCAAGCCCGACCACGTCCGGCACCGGCACCTGCGGCACGCCTGCGCTCGGCGCGAGCCACACGACGCTGTTCTCCGGCAGCACGACGCCGGGCGGCGGGTCCTGCCACACGATCGAGCCGCGCGGAATCGAGAGATCCTCGCGGCTCTCGTCGAACTTCGCCCGGAACCCGAGCGCGGCGAGCCGCCGCTGGGCCTCGCCGCCGGTGAGCTCGAGCACCCGCGGGACGGCGTGATCGGCGCCGATGATCGATGCCGGCGACATCCACACCGAGGTGCCGAGATAGCCGATGCCGAACACGGCGACGAGGATCGCGAAGTCGAGCAGCCAGCGGCGGCCGCCCGGAGAGAGGTCGGGGACGTGCGCGTACCTTCCGCCGCCGCCGGATGCTTTGTGCGGTGTATCTGGCGGTGTCCGGTCGGCATGGCCGCCACCGCTCGGGCGGCCGGAATGGCGCCGGACCCTCATGCCACGCGCCGCAGGCGGGCGGCGTAGGCGCCGTCCATGTGGTCCCGCTGAGGCAACGTCATCAGGTCTCCCTTCCGGGTGAGCAGGCTCGGGGGAAAATCGTCGGCCGGCTCCCGGCGGAATTCGGGGTGCCGATCGAGAAAGCGATCGATCTGCTGCTCGTCCTCCTCGGGCTCGAGCGAGCAGGTGGCATAGACCAGAAGTCCGCCGGGCCGGATGACGCCGGACGCCGCCTCGAGCAGCTCGGCTTGCCGCCGGGCCAGCGCCGCGAGCGCCTCCGGCTCGACCCGCCCTCGCGCGTCGGGGTGCCGCGCAAAGGCGCCGGTGCCGAGGCAGGGCGCGTCCACCAGCACCGCATCGAGCGGGCGGACCGGCGGGTGCAGCGCGTCGGCGGCGATGACGTGCTCCCGCCCGCTCCCGGCGCGGGCGATGTTGTCGCACAGACGTCCGAGCCGCGCGCGCGTCGCGTCGCCGGCGACGACGCGGACGCCGGTTCGCGCGAGCCCGATTGTCTTGCCGCCAGGTGCGGCGCAGGCGTCGTAGGCGACGGTGCCCGGCGGCACGTCGGCGAACCAGACCACGAGCGACTGCGCGGGGTCCTGCACCACGAATTCGCCGCGTTCATATCCCGGTAGCCGCTCGGGTCGGCCGCGCGCCACCGCGAGGCCCGCGCCGTAGGGGGCGGGCTCCGCGGGCACTCGCGCGGCGGCGAACGCGGCGGTGAGCGCGGCGGCCGATTGTCGCGCCGGCTGCACCACGAGCCGGGGTCTCGTGTTGTTCCACTCGAGGAGTCGCTCGGCGTCCTCCGCGCCGTACCGGCCGAGCCATCGCCGCACCAGCCATTCCGGATGCGAGTAGCGCTCCGCCAGAGCGCGTGCGCCGGCACCGTCGATGTCACCGCGCGCCCCGTTCCGGGTGCGCCCATTCGCGCGAGCCGCGCTGGCGATTCCCGCGGGCCGCTCGATTGCAGAGCGTTCCCGCCCGAGCCGGCGGAGCACGGCGTTCACGAATCCGGCCGCGCGCTCGCCGCCGGTTTCGCGCGCAAGCGCCACGCTGGTGGACACGGCGGCGTGGGGCGGCACGCGGTCGAGCGCGGTGAGCTGGTACGCGCCGAGGCGCAGGATGGCGCGGAGCGGCTCCGCGACATCGCGCCAGCCGCGGGTCACCAGCGGGCGGAGCCGCCGGTCGAGCACGCTATGGTTTCGGAGGACGCCTGCCGCCAGCTCATGGGCCAGGCGCCGGTCGGCTTCACCGAGCCGGCGCACCGCGTCGTCCAGCGCGGCATCGAACGGGCGACCCGCGTGGACCTCCTCCAGGATCCGCTGGGCCGCACGCCGCGGCGCAACGCCGGTGGGAAGCGCCGGGCCGCCGCCGGGCGCGCGGCCCCTCCGCGCGCCCGCAGGCACGCCCGGCTCAGCCGCCATCGCCCACGATCACCCGCGGCGAGGGCGGCACCCGCTCACTCGAGCATCCCGCGCTCTGGGCTTGACGGCACGGCGATCTCGCGCCGCGGCATGCGTCCCGCGAGGTAGGCGGCGCGCCCTGCCTCGACGGCCTGCCGCATCGCCCCGGCCATCA from Gemmatimonadales bacterium includes:
- a CDS encoding transcription antitermination factor NusB, coding for MAAEPGVPAGARRGRAPGGGPALPTGVAPRRAAQRILEEVHAGRPFDAALDDAVRRLGEADRRLAHELAAGVLRNHSVLDRRLRPLVTRGWRDVAEPLRAILRLGAYQLTALDRVPPHAAVSTSVALARETGGERAAGFVNAVLRRLGRERSAIERPAGIASAARANGRTRNGARGDIDGAGARALAERYSHPEWLVRRWLGRYGAEDAERLLEWNNTRPRLVVQPARQSAAALTAAFAAARVPAEPAPYGAGLAVARGRPERLPGYERGEFVVQDPAQSLVVWFADVPPGTVAYDACAAPGGKTIGLARTGVRVVAGDATRARLGRLCDNIARAGSGREHVIAADALHPPVRPLDAVLVDAPCLGTGAFARHPDARGRVEPEALAALARRQAELLEAASGVIRPGGLLVYATCSLEPEEDEQQIDRFLDRHPEFRREPADDFPPSLLTRKGDLMTLPQRDHMDGAYAARLRRVA
- a CDS encoding TlpA disulfide reductase family protein, with amino-acid sequence MTVARQWTLVAIILAGLALGAAALVKFSPEQVGAAVGDHAPDFRVVNIATGDTVALHDRYHGAVTLVNIWATWCVPCKVEMPSMEKLYRDLGPRGLKIAAVSIDEGDPTDVRNFAAQLGLSFDILQDRTTGIQQAYQTTGVPESFLLNRDGVIVKRVIGAHDWNSDVNRGLVERLLAERGGR
- a CDS encoding prolipoprotein diacylglyceryl transferase, which encodes MTIYPLVFHIGRFEITGYGLMMLVAFLAAGWITSLELRRRGLRDEYSADMVAAALVGGIIGAKVWYAILYHDASSLFSRGGLVWYGGFIGGALAVLINGWRLRVPTRWTMQLAAPALAASYALGRVGCFLVNDDYGRPTSLPWAMRFPDGRPPSTAANLHQLFGVPVPAGIAPDTVLAVHPTQLYEVALMLIAFAILWRLRTRAHATGWLFGLYLVFAGAERFLVEIVRAKDDRLLGPFTLAQLTSVVLIAIGAVLLTRWWSGPEVPPGSYLVGDKDGEANKTLAAAQPVAEVGVRTPESKM
- a CDS encoding FTR1 family protein, with the translated sequence KPANLTDAAALSGASPLDFYRRIAIGVAGTAMPAFETRLSAQDRWAAAAYATLLRLPPPHGAVPPALRAFATTAKMSDAELSIALGDVGVGAAAQGAALDSAALAHVAAARAAQAPRDEAAAQVFATVRTQLDSAYALAHGGDGAAASTAALDAYMTFEQVEQGVRTKNAALAGALEESFATLRTRAAGGATPAELSAIRGRLAGELENAERTLGEALSPLNLFFQSFVILVREGLEAILVVGALMTFLVRTGAGHRKRDIHIGVGAAIVASLLTAFALETVFLLSPAKREALEGLTMVVATGVLFYVSYWLLSKMEVAKWNHFVRGKVQDALTSGSALALASAAFLAVYREGFETVLFYKALFLAGGSGSSSAAVVAGIAAGSVVLAVVYLAINRFGVRLPLKPFFAVTSAFLYYMAFVFAGRGIAELQEGGYIATTVLSWAPRVPALGIYPTAESLAAQGVLLALLVVALVWTFVIEPRRLQVSAVMVPEPERKASASLPISGPAPAPSPVPVPVSGAMLELQRSLGRMEADLAEMRGEVERMRGYLETIRADALPPDR
- the rpe gene encoding ribulose-phosphate 3-epimerase; protein product: MTVARVNRTPVRISPSVLSADLERLREEVSTAVAGGADLIHVDVMDGSFVPNLTFGAPMIRALRRITDRPLDVHLMVRRPEHYIAEYADAGASIFTLHVEATVHVQRHLAEVRERGMLAGVALNPSTPLVAIEEILDDADLVLLMSVNPGYGGQSYIPHATDKIRRCRALLDARGARAALEVDGGITPDTIGEAWLAGADTFVAGTAVFGEPGGGRDVDPAQAVRLLRSRCAVRV
- a CDS encoding PASTA domain-containing protein, with translation MRVRRHSGRPSGGGHADRTPPDTPHKASGGGGRYAHVPDLSPGGRRWLLDFAILVAVFGIGYLGTSVWMSPASIIGADHAVPRVLELTGGEAQRRLAALGFRAKFDESREDLSIPRGSIVWQDPPPGVVLPENSVVWLAPSAGVPQVPVPDVVGLARPQAEKIIVAAGLKIGDVDTIAADPEPNVVVATRPSAGQGRDPGSPIELVVSGRPVVGSGPPPPAPRSVPLAARPQPAQRQPPP
- the tsaD gene encoding tRNA (adenosine(37)-N6)-threonylcarbamoyltransferase complex transferase subunit TsaD, whose translation is MVERILAIETSCDETSAAVLIEREPGGGPAARELAGLVILSQDIHRVFGGVVPELASRAHVKTIGSVVDRALSDAGIGLGQVDGIAVTAGPGLVGALLVGVMYAKALALSLERPFIGVNHLEGHLFAPTLEAPTAERPWLEPPFVGLLVSGGHTMLLDVPAWGDYRLLGQTLDDAAGEAFDKVATLLGLGYPGGAPLERLAREGKRGRFALPRPMLHELAHDGPHRYAFSFSGLKTAVLRAVRASDDLARDRADIARDFQDAAADVLVAKTAHAVEALGYERAMVGGGVACNRVLVERLRARLADTAAVSVASPRLNTDNAAMIAAAGAWRLARGERSGPDLEPRDDLPLPGLRLASPALGTTA